The bacterium HR34 genome includes the window TTGGTTGTAAACAATGGCTAATTGATTGTAAGCTGGTATATAGTTTTCTTTTATTGATACAGCTTTTTCAGCATAATTTTTTGCTTCAGCTAAAAGAGTTTTCTTTTCTTCATTGTTATCTTGAATTAAAGATGCCTTGTATAATTTTAATGAAGCAATTTGCGTCATTACTTCTACATTTTTCGGATATAAAAACAAGACTTTTTCAAATGAGTTTATTGCAGCGTTCTCTAAACCTTGAATTGGTATTAAGTTGCTGTAAAAGTATCCTCTTTGCCTCCATATTGAGTAATTATTAGGATTTATTTTTTCTAAAATTTGGAATGTATCATTTACTGATTGTAATAATTGTCCTCTTTGTATTATTTTTTCATCCTCCTTTAACCCTTGATTATTATTAATTTCAACAAGTTTATTTATTACATTTTGTATATAGTCCAAGTAGAACAGTGGTTGATTTGGCCAAAGTTGTACGGCTTGCAGGTTTTTATTCATGGCTTCATCTATTTTATTCTGTTGAGATAATTGAAGAGATTTAAAGTAAACAAGTTCTGCTGCATATCTTTGTCCTTCTTTTATGAAGAATATTATAGATAAAATAATGGCAACTATTACAAAAAATGAATTTAGAAGATTGACGCCAATTTTTTCAGAAAGATCAAAAGTTTTAAAGTCTTTATTGGAAACTATTACGATAACAGCTAAAAGAATCCAAAAAAGATAACTTAAAACAGTGTTAGAGTAATACAAGACCATTACTGCAATCGATGCCACAAAAGAAGAGAATATTCCAGCATATAATATAAAGTTATAACTACTAACTTCTTGTAAACTTTTTCTTAAAAACCTTATAAAGTTTAAAACAGCAAAGGCTATTATGAGTAAGAAAGATATGAATCCAAATAATCCCATTGTTCCCAATATTTCGAGTAGATAAGAGGGTGCTTTTTGTAAATCCAAATTCCACAAAGGTGATTGAATAATTTCATCTGGTTTATATTTGTTAAAGATATAAGAATAAGTCCCTGGCCCTGTCCCAAATGCAGTTGATTCACTAATGGCCGATTTAGACACCTGTAAAGTGTGAGGGTAATTAATATAATCAAACTCAGACGCTGGTATTAATCCATTAATAGAAGTAATATTTGAGATGCCTATAAAACTTGAGAGACCAAACACTATAGAAAGCGCAAGAAATACCATTGGCACAATAATAAATCCTTTTTCTTTATGAAATTTGGCTGTTATCATGTAAAACAACAAAA containing:
- the yrrB gene encoding TPR repeat-containing protein YrrB translates to MKIPLIINLMFLQPIDYQSFLQKLVVITTITIPLFFLPFTLNFFEFNKQLILSISGVLSILIWLVYNFKTQKLEVRKTTIYLPIALLFLALTLSTISSKWPGGSFWGWPADTAGSMLTIMSYILIFLVAINIFKEETKTIYLLFSIVVSSLIASIIFLWSYIQLYLAKFIQGYTPIFQIFSTMSSNNILSVFLAVTTIICMSLLVISKGIIKKTLYATLIFNIVSIFLINFFIAWIILTIGTVIFLLFYMITAKFHKEKGFIIVPMVFLALSIVFGLSSFIGISNITSINGLIPASEFDYINYPHTLQVSKSAISESTAFGTGPGTYSYIFNKYKPDEIIQSPLWNLDLQKAPSYLLEILGTMGLFGFISFLLIIAFAVLNFIRFLRKSLQEVSSYNFILYAGIFSSFVASIAVMVLYYSNTVLSYLFWILLAVIVIVSNKDFKTFDLSEKIGVNLLNSFFVIVAIILSIIFFIKEGQRYAAELVYFKSLQLSQQNKIDEAMNKNLQAVQLWPNQPLFYLDYIQNVINKLVEINNNQGLKEDEKIIQRGQLLQSVNDTFQILEKINPNNYSIWRQRGYFYSNLIPIQGLENAAINSFEKVLFLYPKNVEVMTQIASLKLYKASLIQDNNEEKKTLLAEAKNYAEKAVSIKENYIPAYNQLAIVYNQEGNQEKVVETLQKALQVDPANIDIRFNLGVVYYNNKKYDKARNQFEILVGAFPNYSNARFYLGLTLARQGEIQKAIEQFKEVEKLNPNNEQVKEIIKKLEKGEPIFKDENLNKAPLENRGQPEQQTIPTQEQIPSQP